A window from Enterocloster bolteae encodes these proteins:
- a CDS encoding flavodoxin family protein, translating into MVKIIGICGSPRRKSSYAALREALDGALETGDVEVELIELRARKLNFCIHCNKCLREDAVRCTVYEDDMTPLYEKVYQADGMIIASPVYEMNITAQLAAFFNRFRPTWNIIKKDPTFFNRKVGAAIAVGGTRNGGQEGALNAILGFYHTQGMVVCNGGAGTYAGASLWNPGDGSGEMDDPEGLKRARALGAKMADLTKRLNLDN; encoded by the coding sequence ATGGTAAAAATTATCGGAATATGTGGAAGCCCAAGAAGGAAATCATCCTATGCCGCATTGCGGGAAGCGCTGGACGGCGCACTGGAAACAGGGGACGTGGAAGTGGAGCTCATTGAACTGCGTGCAAGGAAGCTGAACTTCTGCATTCACTGCAATAAGTGTCTGAGAGAGGACGCGGTCCGGTGTACAGTATATGAGGACGATATGACCCCTCTCTATGAAAAGGTATATCAGGCTGACGGGATGATAATAGCATCACCGGTCTATGAGATGAATATTACGGCACAGCTGGCGGCCTTTTTCAACCGGTTCCGCCCTACCTGGAATATTATAAAAAAGGATCCCACATTTTTTAACCGGAAGGTGGGCGCTGCGATTGCAGTAGGAGGAACAAGAAACGGAGGACAGGAAGGGGCACTGAACGCAATCCTTGGATTTTACCATACACAGGGTATGGTTGTCTGCAACGGGGGAGCGGGAACTTACGCAGGAGCCAGTCTCTGGAATCCGGGGGATGGGTCAGGGGAAATGGACGACCCGGAAGGATTAAAGAGAGCCAGGGCACTGGGTGCAAAGATGGCTGATTTGACAAAACGACTCAATTTGGATAACTAA